AAGCCTTCCACCATTATTATTTCTTGTTTGTTGCCATGCAATTTAAAAAGAGAGAGCAATTGATGAAATCAATGTTCACAAAAGAAAATCCAAAGCTTGTCGTTGGTACGGCCGGTTAAGTTTTACTAAATGTAGACTTTTGAACtggatatttaaattttctttttttaattttgattcgatacattatttaaaaaaaagattaataattttactatGTCATTGATTATTATTGCAAGTCATTTCACtattcaaagaatgaattaaaaataattattccatagaagaaaaaaataaatataaaataatcagTATCacttaggcctcatttgtttgcatttAATGGAGGTCTAagtcttaatcattcagattcagctTATTAAGTGCTTTTGGTTTTTAGGTCTGAATTTGATTCATGCAGATTTATCCcattaagttcattttttttattattttaaaaatttctggTCCGAAGAGGTCTAAACTAATCAGATATGTAGGAGACTCTTAACGACATTCAGATTCATTCCATTAAGttcttaacctttttttttttaatcaaaagagatatattttgttgaaatgaaaattttataatattttatcaatataatgtttaatttcaCTTCCACATTAAGATATTGAAAgcaaacaacattaattatttagtgcTCAGATTTAGAGACcgcatcttaatattcagatcaAAACACCCGGATCTTAAtgaaaatcttaatattcagatatATATTCAGATTTAGATCACTTAATCTTAATAGAAACAAATGGGGCCTTAATCTTTAATTTGAACAAGTAAaggtgaatatatatttttaatataatggaTAAATAAAAAAGGACAAAGAAATTACTTATTTGACTATTAatcatttaatgaaaaataaaaaaatattaaattaaataaattataattctaaagagaggaaaaaaaatatgccatataaattgagatgaaaaaaattattaacaaattaaaatagactaaaaatcaaattaagtaataaataaaaaaaaagatatttgacCAATTAAATGACAATTCAATGTCCTTATCCTAAACATCTGTGCTTGCCGGCCTTTAGGGTATTTTTGGAGTTCAGTCAAAAGATTATTAGTCAATTAGTTGGGAATAAGTTGTCCTCATTAGTGTAGTTATATGATCAGGTTTGTAGAAACAAAATATtgtatacaaataaaatgatatacgaaataagaaaaatattatattttaaacacCCTTAGTTCAGTAAGCTATTGTAGCTTAGGGTTTTAGATGATTGAAATAAGATAGTGATCGCATGTTTAAATCTCAATTGttttactttttgaaaagtGCTTTTGTTGAGCTATTTTTGAATatcatttgtgaaatttttgattCCGCAACTGATTATCctgatataaaatatttcactatatatatataagataactTATTTCACTACTAAGATattaataatgagataaatattttcaagattGTCTAATACCACTAGCCAAGCAAGCAACAAAATAATCATACaatttatcattcaaattatttGTATAACTCATATCAAAGGGCATCTAAAGATTATGTTCATTCATGCATTAGGAATTGTGCTATTGTCCCATCTCTCATTATCGACCTAttcattttcaatttgaataatacatgagaaaagaattatttcataagaaaaaaagattgtTCTATTGTCCccatctaaaaaaaaaaaaaaaaaactctcatAATTCCACTTGTGtctcataagtcataacattCCCTCCATCtagtattatttgtcatggtttctattttttggagttaaactataaaaactttgactaacattttaaaatgtattttccatcatattaatatgcaaaaaaaaattgtaatatatagtacttttcatataatttagaatatctaatttttttgtttaaaatatcgaattaatgtaatctaatttaattataaatattagtcaaattaactttcgataaacgcaacatgacaaataatttcgAATGAAGAGAGTACTATTTTAGCAGTTGCCTTTTTAATTCAATAACTCATAATTATATGACTTCTCTAATTTCTATAACTCCAAAATTGATTACAAAAACTTGCACGTGAAATTAATgttctattttaatttcaagTTTGCTTGTTTAATAAcattatcttttaatattttatctatttattcttatctatctaatatatttttaaaaagaaaaaagatttgatATACTCTGAACTTtataatttaaagtttgaaatatcaAATACTTTCCATCACAAAAATGCTCACATATTCCTACTCTCACTCAATTAACAgagtattaataatattaaaaaatgattaGTCAACTAACTTTAATAAAATCGattctaaaaaatattcttttagatctatatttaaatatttaacataatattactAAATCACCcgtacaaaataaaaaacttacaCCACAAGTATTTTGTCAGATGGTAGTTAAAATAGCTTaagttttctctctctctcatagTACAAGTTAGGGCTGCGAATCGATAGATtcgattttgattttgaattatatcGATTTGATTTATTAGTAGATGATAAATCGTTATGAAACTATTAAGATATTGacttattaattatgatttattgaTTATTGATCATTGCCGGTTCGATGATCGATTTAGCCgttaagatttaaaaaataaaccaaattgATGAAAAATACTCAAAAACAAGGTGACAAATCGAATGAATCATGTATATGAATTCACAAGTTGCATCTTGTTGAAAAAGCAAACATTTTTACATTGTAgaataacaaaaattttgagatagatagaaataaaaataggaaactatactctcttgccatatatgcAAATGCATAAGTATAATAtgcaattatctaaccgatatacatatacaattcgtCTCTCTCCCATTTTTTGCCTTTCTCCTCTCTCttccagtctcgctcgcctctcacCTCCCTATAACTATAActatgaattgtaattatcaaccTATAGCGATGGAGAGTAATCAGACTATTTTTTAGTTGCTACACGTGAAAGTTTCTctattttaatcaatatttttaaacatatctcaaaaagaaaagaaaaaacaaaaaatatcacataaattaaaataagaaacttCTAGCATTCATACTTGGTAATTAGCCTGATTTAGCATCACTTTTGAATGTTAGATCATAAGGATGGAATTTTTCGACGTACTTAAGCTTTCTCAAATTCAGGTAAAACAGAGTCGTTGGAATATTCTGATAATAGATTTCAAAATTTACTCCGGCGTCATCGAGATTCTCAAAAATCGTTCTCTCTGGGTAACCTTTAGCTAACAGCGCAACGATGTTAGAGGTGGCACCGTGAGATATGTCGAAGTGAACATATAATCGATTCGACTGAGTCGACCTGGCAACGACGCAAACCATCGTTCGAACACTTTATATtcaaaatgatataaatataattatttaattgactATTGGATTATTGgttaattcattaaaaaaaacttcaaacctTTAAGAATCGATAActcgataaaaaaaataaaaccgtTATCTGAACCACTAAATAATAACCCATTATTGATAATTTCGATTTTGATTCAATTTAAGTTAGGGTGGTGGACATGTTAGTTTATCTGACAatgcatatttaatttttaattattcaaaacatgtaatcttaattcttaaaattaataaaagaattattttaaaaatatactaaatcaaaaaaaataattgaagagTCAGTAATTCTAACACCTTGAAGAATTATGTGTATCACAAAAGACAAAATTATAagttacatatttaaaaatatataaaattaaaatgattattttgaaaatattgagcCTCTTCATTTGCTATGTTCTTGGTTCAATAGCAATTCAATTTCTCCTTATGTCTATAAAGTATTAATAGCATCCTAACAATTTATCAATATCTAGcttatgaaataatttaataaaaaaaatcaaaatcacatgttatgaatatttgGAGATGAACTGTAAATGGTAAAATAACACCTGGATGCAAATTGAAGTtgctatttttcttaaaaacattaaaatactttttgacTCGACACCATTATATTCTTAGGAGTTGTTTGATATAGAGGATaaatgattataattttaaggGGAAAGGCTCTATGCCATTCAACTTTCAGAAGAGGCTTATTTATGACATCAGTTAAAAATCTggttcatttatgtcattatcactaaataaaagacttattcatgtcattattttttaacagtgattttgcaaaaccattgtTGACATGTGACCGATTATAGTTTGGTCACgccatcaattatttttaataaaaacatgaaaaaaaaattcaatttttattcagaattttgatttttttattaaaaaaattgatgatggtagtcaattataattcggtcatgtcatcaatttatttaattatgatttttttattaaaaaaaattgatgacatggtcgaattataattggccacgtgtcaaaatgacttttcaaaatattgctaaaaaataatgacatgaatgaGCCATTTCTTTAAcagtaatgacataaatgagccaaacttttaactgatgacataaATAAGATTTTTCTGTAAGTTCGATGACATGAgattttttcctaattttaaaatgaaatgtagaatattttttctatgtacaatttgaaatattagtcgatttcaaaattatttacttctttatttctattataataataaaataaattatcttataTGTGAATTTAAATGGTCGACAACTGTCTTTTGAAATTAGGGGCCTGAGGTATATTCCTTAAAAAAAAGCATAGAGCCGCCGCTGCCTATAACACCTACAatgcaaaatatttttgtacatttgatatttttctaaGCTAGGATCACAagaaaaaatcttctttattttgtataaattttaaaattttgttattattatttttaaatgaagaGAATACTAACTATAgagaaatgtcatttttttttagattaattttttaaaaaagtgtatCATATACAGCAGGATCTCGTTAAATTAATATTggtgaaattataaaataatattattttatagagatattatttaatcaataaattaatttaaagattGTTTCTGCAAAATTCATTCAGAGATAAGATCTCATAGAATTTGAATGAATCCACTTGTAAAACATCATTCATGAACTTGTGGTTGTGATTAATAATCTCAGAATCATATTAATGACCTATCAGATAGATGAAAATGATACATGTTCATAGGTTAAAGTCTTAGAAGAAATTGTAGATATCATTGGAAAAACAATAATGATGATAAAGCCGAAGATGGTACAATACATTTGGAGCCAGTAAGcgaaaaaaaaacacttatcGTAACTAGAACTCATCGCAGTTTTATGGTGCAGTAAAAAAAGATGACACCGAAATTTTTGGATacaataagaaaaattagagaTGAACTTcaactagatttaaatttttaagaaaaaaataaaaacaatataatcatatttcCCCAAATTATCTTAgatatatttgtcttttttaaagaattattaatttatatattaacgagaccatatatttatacaggggtcttctgaaaatatattatattattatcttatcgaaataaatgaatttttccATCGACTCAAGTTTGAATcgaaagaaaatattatcttagagaaattattaattaactGTGTATTAATTTAGAGAGATTTTACTGTAAGTTGAGATAAATAGGAGCAAATCTAAGTGTGGGTTTCTCGGTTTTTTCGTAAACCCTttagtatatgtatatatacttgTAAACCTCTAACAAAATTGAATGACGGGTTAACGGTAAGGATGAGTTGTGGAAATACTTTCTACACTAGTATTATGACATAATCGGCATAATTTTATGGGATCGTTTGATTggtaataaattatttcaagaTTAATTATCCTGAAACAACTTATCTCCTCACTATCCGATAAATAATCTCAAACTTTTTAATCTCATAACTATTTATTCTTATCCGTCACGCCAAAATGAGCCCCTAACAAACAACCCTAACACACAACACTTATTTTGGCAAAGAAGGAATAACAACAAGTTgacattataaaaataaactGAAAAAGCTCTATCCATGAAAAAACAGGGGAAAGAgtgaaaaaaaaacagaggaaaatggagaaaatacaGCACAAAACTGTCTCCGTTAATGGAATCAAAATGCACGTAGCTGAAATCGGTGAAGGTCCAGCAGTTCTATTTCTACATGGCTTCCCTGAGTTATGGTATTCATGGCGCCATCAATTGCTTTACTTTTCTAACAAAGGTTACAGAGCTATTGCACCTGATCTTCGTGGTTACGGAGACACTGAAATTCCATCGGAAATCAGCAGTTATACTGCTTTTCACATTGTTGGTGATTTGATTTCTCTGTTAGATATTCTGGATCTAGAAAAAGTGTTCTTAATTGGGCATGATTGGGGTGCTCTAATTGCTTGGTTTTTCTGTTTGTTTCGTCCTGATCGAATTAAAGCTTTGGTGAATCTGAGTTGTGAGTTACGGCCCAGAAATCCGTCGCGGAAACCGATTGATTGCTTGAGGGAATTGCTTGGTGATGACTATTACATGTGCAGATttcaggtttttttttttactgttcaggtatatttataagataatttTTAGAGATTGAATTAGatctaaaatttttttatttcgtttttttttgttaaaaaaaactcCGAGATAGTTCTCTTtccattcaatttttttttttgggtatatgaatgaaaataagggTGAAATTTTGATAGCTGGTATTCTTTGAGCCGATCAAAACTTGTTTCAGATTGAGCTGTAAGGGTGTGGATGGTAGGGAGGAAAGTGTTTCTTAAGTTTGGTTTATGGAAATGTAAGACATCCTAAATTAGTATAATCTTAACTATTCTTAAACGAAGGggtaaattaaattttgtaaaacaaatatacaaaatatatgattttaaaacTCGTCAACAAAGTGTATTAGTCCAATAGCCCTCATCCCACTCTTACTCCATGGTATTTATCAAAATTAGCTATGCTAACATTTTTTAGTTACGTAtcgaatataaaaaaataaaataataaattcactaattttattttttaaaaaaatatcttcattCAGACAAAACACCCCAAAGAAATATCTTGTAGTAAGtaaatttcttaaattcttGTTTGTTCGTTTTTATGAGCTCTCTCTCACTTTCAAGTTTGTGCCCACTTAGTTTCCTCCAAGTGAAGAGAGCAAACGGTTTAATGACGTTCTAAAGTTCAATTTACTCCCTCCGTTAATTTGTACTCCTTATTTGtcattatttctatttttagagtcaaactataaaaattgactaatattttaagatgcatttttttatcatattaatatgcaaaaaattgtaatttatagtacttttcatataattttagaatatctaatttttttgtttaaaatatcgaattaatgtaatctaatttacctttgaaaataagtcaaactgactttcgataagcacaacatgacaaacattttCGGACGGAGAGAGTACTtactaaacattaattaaatttctgtttttacttattattttaaacgattttttttttgttatgtataccctcaatttatttatattaagttaatttctttttaaacaaaTAGTGAGTAAATACATAAGCGAACTCTTAAAATAAAAGCATTGAAATAAACACTGTAGTTGAATTCAAACTCAGGTGTCACAAATAGATTCTTATACTTCTCTagatatacataatttttttcgaAATTAACGGatagtatatatttttgtgattttctaATAGTATGCTATTATTTAGAAACCTGGGGAAGTGGAAG
The nucleotide sequence above comes from Solanum pennellii chromosome 9, SPENNV200. Encoded proteins:
- the LOC107031465 gene encoding uncharacterized protein LOC107031465 isoform X3, with amino-acid sequence MEKIQHKTVSVNGIKMHVAEIGEGPAVLFLHGFPELWYSWRHQLLYFSNKGYRAIAPDLRGYGDTEIPSEISSYTAFHIVGDLISLLDILDLEKVFLIGHDWGALIAWFFCLFRPDRIKALVNLSCELRPRNPSRKPIDCLRELLGDDYYMCRFQVFFFTVQKPGEVEEEFASIDTAKLIIGFLSSRDTRPPCIPKEIGFHQAFAQLPATLPSWLTQEDVNYYAEKLNKNGFTGGLNYYRNMDNPI
- the LOC107031465 gene encoding uncharacterized protein LOC107031465 isoform X2 — translated: MEKIQHKTVSVNGIKMHVAEIGEGPAVLFLHGFPELWYSWRHQLLYFSNKGYRAIAPDLRGYGDTEIPSEISSYTAFHIVGDLISLLDILDLEKVFLIGHDWGALIAWFFCLFRPDRIKALVNLSCELRPRNPSRKPIDCLRELLGDDYYMCRFQVFFFTVQKPGEVEEEFASIDTAKLIIGFLSSRDTRPPCIPKEIGFHQAFAQLPATLPSWLTQEDVNYYAEKLNKNGFTGGLNYYRNMDKTYLHKG
- the LOC107031465 gene encoding uncharacterized protein LOC107031465 isoform X1, with product MEKIQHKTVSVNGIKMHVAEIGEGPAVLFLHGFPELWYSWRHQLLYFSNKGYRAIAPDLRGYGDTEIPSEISSYTAFHIVGDLISLLDILDLEKVFLIGHDWGALIAWFFCLFRPDRIKALVNLSCELRPRNPSRKPIDCLRELLGDDYYMCRFQVFFFTVQKPGEVEEEFASIDTAKLIIGFLSSRDTRPPCIPKEIGFHQAFAQLPATLPSWLTQEDVNYYAEKLNKNGFTGGLNYYRNMDKYVYPQYTLYVLICLSNS
- the LOC107031465 gene encoding uncharacterized protein LOC107031465 isoform X4 gives rise to the protein MEKIQHKTVSVNGIKMHVAEIGEGPAVLFLHGFPELWYSWRHQLLYFSNKGYRAIAPDLRGYGDTEIPSEISSYTAFHIVGDLISLLDILDLEKVFLIGHDWGALIAWFFCLFRPDRIKALVNLSCELRPRNPSRKPIDCLRELLGDDYYMCRFQKPGEVEEEFASIDTAKLIIGFLSSRDTRPPCIPKEIGFHQAFAQLPATLPSWLTQEDVNYYAEKLNKNGFTGGLNYYRNMDIDAELTAPFSGCKIQVPTKFVVGELDLTYNIPGIKEYIHNGGFKKEVPSLEEVVVMEGAAHFINQEKPDQINAHIYDFIQKF